Proteins co-encoded in one Scomber scombrus chromosome 14, fScoSco1.1, whole genome shotgun sequence genomic window:
- the ubash3ba gene encoding ubiquitin-associated and SH3 domain-containing protein B, protein MAAKEELYAKVTPRRQRQTRPSTIKHGSTLDVLLSMGFPKTRALKALVSTGGKNVQAACDWLFSHVDDPFLDDPLPREYVLYMRPSGPLLQQLSHFWQQSRLSCGKNKAHNIFPHITLCQFFMCADGKVEALTDALQTTVAKWKGRIPMPLPLELYTSSTFIGLFVEEQLAEVLKSFAADFSTEAAAKADVHVEPHKKQLHVTLAYHFQTSHLPILEKLAKTVDVSSGCDWLAVLYSRDIRFANHETLQVMYPYVPQNEDELELVPGDFIFMSTVEQSSASEGWVYGTSLGTGLSGLLPENYVNRADESDTWVVHGSHSILNCASPSNTGSAVAGLLFDGQLSDSLLDSLVEPQNLAGLCPPMQVMRPAAQSSLSRMRLFVCRHGERMDVVFGKHWITQCFDSKGRYIRSNLNMPSSLPARIGGHRDYDKDCPITVFGSTQARLVGEALLESHTTIDFVYCSPSLRCVQTAHNILQGLQQEGKTKIRVEPGLFEWTKWVAGTCLPIWIPPAELAAANLSVDTTYRPHIPISKLGVQESYDTYISRSFQVTREILSDCKSMGNTVLIVAHASSLEACTRQIQGLSPQNSKDFVQVVRKIPYLGFCSCEEMGETGVWQLVDPPILPLTHGPNHSFNWREMLMQD, encoded by the exons CTTGAAAGCTCTGGTTTCGACAGGCGGCAAAAACGTCCAGGCAGCTTGCGACTG GCTCTTCTCCCACGTGGACGACCCCTTCCTGGATGACCCTCTGCCCAGAGAGTATGTGTTATATATGAGACCCAGCGGCCCGCTGCTCCAGCAGCTCTCGCACTTCTGGCAGCAGTCTCGCCTCTCCTGCGGCAAAAACAAGGCTCACAACATCTTCCCCCACATCACTCTCTGCCAGTTCTTCATG tgtgccgATGGGAAGGTGGAAGCTCTGACCGATGCTTTGCAGACCACCGTGGCCAAGTGGAAGGGTCGTATACCCATGCCCCTCCCCCTGGAGCTGTACACCTCCTCCACCTTCATCGGCCTCTTCGTGGAGGAGCAGTTGGCGGAGGTGCTGAAGAGCTTTGCAGCTGATTTTTCCACCGAAGCAGCGGCTAAAGCAG ATGTTCATGTCGAGCCCCATAAGAAGCAACTTCATGTGACTTTGGCTTACCACTTCCAAACCAGTCATCTTCCAATTCTGGAGAAGTTGGCCAAGACCGTGGACGTGTCTTCGGGCTGCGACTGGCTGGCTGTGCTCTACTCCAGGGATATTCGGTTCGCTAATCATGAG ACACTGCAAGTCATGTACCCGTATGTGCCTCAGAATGAAGACGAGCTCGAGTTGGTGCCAGGAGACTTCATCTTCATGTCTACGGTGGAACAGAGCAGTGCCAGTGAAGGCTGGGTGTACGGCACCTCGCTGGGCACAGGGCTGTCTGGCCTACTGCCTGAGAACTACGTCAACCGCGCAGATGAGTCTGACACCTGGGTTGTCCATGG GTCTCATTCCATTCTCAACTGTGCTTCGCCGTCTAACACTGGCAGCGCTGTGGCCGGGTTATTATTTGACGGGCAGCTCAGTGACAGTCTACTTGACAGTCTTGTGGAACCTCAAAACCTCGCCGGCCTCTGTCCTCCCATGCAG GTGATGAGGCCAGCTGCTCAGTCCTCCCTGTCCAGGATGAGACTGTTTGTGTGCCGCCATGGGGAGAGGATGGATGTGGTGTTTGGGAAACACTGGATCACTCAGTGCTTTGACTCCAAAG gcCGATACATTCGCTCTAATCTCAACATGCCATCCAGCCTGCCAGCCAGAATCGGAGGTCACCGGGACTACGATAAAGATTGTCCAATAACTGTGTTCGGGTCCACCCAGGCCCGTCTTGTAG GTGAAGCCCTGTTGGAAAGCCACACGACAATAGACTTTGTTTATTGCTCTCCATCTCTTCGCTGCGTCCAGACTGCTCACAACATTCTGCAGG GTCTccagcaggaaggaaagacaaaaatCCGTGTGGAGCCTGGGTTGTTTGAATGGACCAAGTGGGTTGCAGGCACATGTTTACCCATCTGGATCCCCCCAGCTGAGCTGGCCGCTGCTAACCTGAGTGTGGACACAACATACAG ACCTCATATACCCATAAGTAAGTTGGGAGTGCAAGAGTCCTACGACACCTACATCAGCAGGAGCTTCCAAGTGACCCGAGAGATCCTGTCGGATTGCAAAAGCATGG GAAACACGGTCCTGATTGTGGCCCATGCTTCCTCCCTGGAGGCCTGCACTCGCCAGATACAGGGCCTCAGCCCCCAAAACTCCAAGGACTTTGTCCAAGTTGTCCGAAAG ATTCCTTACTTGGGATTTTGCTCTTGTGAAGAAATGGGAGAAACGGGGGTGTGGCAGCTTGTCGACCCACCCATCTTGCCTCTTACACATGGACCAAATCACAGTTTCAACTGGAGGGAAATGTTAATGCAAGACTGA